AGAACACAAAGTTCTGTCCTACAGGCACAGAGGCGTCGTACAGCCTGTTAGAAGCAGGGAAACCAATAATGTAGATACATATGGtgtcatgtaaaaaaatttttttaaagaagtacAGTTTTTTCCTgctaaataaatgtgcaaaagtatGACTAGACAGTGTATTTTCAAGATTATCCAAAACAACATATTGTGACAAAGTACATCTAGATGTCAACAGCATACATTAACGAACATGAACGTTTTCCTTTCTGTCCTGCTACAGAATGAAAAGAACAGCGAGATGACAACAAATGTGTTCATGAATCTGGTATGgacataaaaacacttttctatAACACCAACCCACTTTCTGACTCCCAAAAGGGATCCACCACTAGATGAACATGCTGgtctaaatatgttgtaatttatgCATCAACctaaatgttgttgtttatcatacataaaaactcataattacttcaaaaatctttattatatttattgctTACAGAGCTTGCCTTTTAtatatacagaaaatatttattgaaccAAACAAATGTGATTGACTTTTGAGCTACTGTTTACTATATCAGCTATAGTTAACAgcattagcaggagctaacagCATTAGCAGGAGTTAACAgcattagcaggagctaacatGGAATCTAAACTAATCAGTGGGTAATGAATCGATGTTCAAAGTGTCAATGAATCATCTTTAAATCTTTGTAACACGaaacaaagcacaaaaatgACTGTTCAGAGTGAACggagctagcattagcatgtaGCATACATCATCTATCCAACATGATGTCTTTGcagcaatattttctttaaatttaatagaaaacttaACCTATGGTATTTTCCTGTattgttttcacatctgaagAGAATATTTATCAAAGTTTATTATTACAACTAGTTGTGGATCCCTTTAATGGTTGTAGGGTCGTTGTAGATAGAAGAAACAAGGGAGTAAATTTCCCgccaaaaaattcagaaatgttgagatcaatctcagaacatttttagaaaaaacaaggacatttctgaaattGAAAGTGGAAAAGGTTCtagaaattttaagattaagcttagaaattttctttaaaaaaaaaacttgtaaatttCCATTGGagatttcaaaagtcaaaaatgttaaacttttggaaattttcagagtttctaaagttgaaaagttttgacttttcagaCTCAGGAATTTCCgagtttttttctagtaaacaactaatactttttatggaattttattcccattttttctttctacaatggGCATAATACAGCATTTTACTGTGTAAAACTTAATTGTACTTTGTAAAACTTAATAATATAGTGtaaaacttcaatatatttaacTAATGGATTTAATCTCTGCTCGGGGTAGCCAACATTGACGTCAGTTACTCAAAAAATATCTggtcttcttttgttttctgtttttcctgcaTCCATCCCAGAACTGGACAGACTACAGGTTGTCATGGAAACCGGAGGAATACGACAACATTGCTGTTGTGAGGATTCCTCCCAACAAGGTGTGGCGTCCTGACATCTACCTCATAAACAAGTGAGTGACGTGTCTCCACCAACACAATAACCCATCATGACTTAGGCAGCAGGTTtgatgcaataaataaatgagtgatTTTATGCATAAATGTGTGTAAAGATCTCACGTTTGTCTTTATTCCCCCTCACAGTCACGACGGGCAGTTTGACGTGGCTCTGTACGTTAACGTCTTGGTTTACAGTAATGGTATGGTCTCTTGGTTGCCACCTGCCATCTACCGTAGCTCCTGCTCCATTGAGGTATAAAACTAACCTAGATCCTATAAATGAATAGTTTGTGTCTATCAAATCCCAATTTTCTGGCTTTTTACTACATTAACTTGGTGTCAAAAATTTGAAAGCTTGTAAACAAGCTAGTAGTAGCTTGAGACAAAAATATAGCTTCTTGTTGATGGTAAATAAAAGTATattgtgtttggttctgttatATAATCTGTAGGTGGCATATTTCCCATTTGATTGGCAAAACTGCAGCATGGTTTTCCGCTCGTACACCTACGACGCTTCAGAGGTCGACCTGCAGGTCTACCTTGATGAGAACGGGACAGAAATCCATGAGATCGTAATTGATAAAAATGCTTTCACAGGTTTGTTCCAAACAGACATTTATCTAAACCCATTTATTCTGGTACTTATTAATTTCTTTGACATGTTGGCGTGTCTTTTCCTCCGCCACAGAGAATGGAGAATGGGCCATACGTCACAAACCAAGCAGGAAGAACGTTGGAGATGATCTGTACGAGGACATCACCTTCTACCTCATCATAGAGAGGAAGCCTCTCTTCtacatcatcaacatcatcgtGCCCTGCATCCTCACCAGTGTGTTGGCTATATTCGTCTTCTACCTGCCTCCTGGAGCAGGTCAGCATGAAATTAATACAGAAACTGATGCTTTATGTGGGATCATCATAAGCTGCTCTTGACCTTTCGCAAAAcatctagaaaaaaacagacattttgagattgtcagaaattttctacaaaaaacattgaaatgtctgagtttgaaaagtgaaagatttgctagaaaaaagtctcaaaagtcaaaacttttctGACTTTCAAAACTCAAATCTCTTTCAGAAATctactcctctttttttatcAACAGTGTCCCTTATGTCCCATCGTAACTTGGGTTTTATGGACCGCTGTGATTACAAATGTTGGAAATGGCTAGCTCAAAGAACGACCCAAACCTCCTTAATTTGATAAAAATTCGCCAACTTTTCTTGAATTTACTCCACATGATTTAAACTACTTTGCCATAAACGACACATGCTACATGGTGCAGACACTCTGTCTGAGCCGATGAATATTTGACCAGTTGGAGGCTCTCAGATTGTGAGGAGGTCATTGGACTTTTAGCGAAAGATGATGACTCCATTACTaggtttggaaaaataaaaaatgggcaaaatctttaaaatcagaattgctctcttttaaagcaaatatgaaCACCGTTTGGAGCTATTTATTCTTGCTCTAATAGGGAGCTTGTGTATAAATCCtaacttgtttttttactcttctGTTTCCAGGGGAGAAGATGACTCTCTCCATTTCTGTCCTGATCACTCTCACTGTCTTTATGTTGCTGCTGGCCGACAGAGTCCCTGAAACTTCACTCGGCATCCCTATTATCGTCAAATATGTCATGTTCACCATGATCCTGGTCACCTTCTCCGTCATCCTGAGCGTCGTCGTACTCAACCTGCACCACCGAACGCCCAGCACCCACATCATGCCAAACTGGGTTAGGAAGGTAAGAATCGCCTTTCTATTGACActttgcaactacgtcacttaATCACGTTGACGTGCCATGATGGACATCGTAAATTAGGAACAGGAGTATTGAACATGATTGTTTTTCCAAGTTGTTTTTTCCAATATAGTTATAGTTTCTGCTTGTTCAAGTTGAGCTAGTTTGTCTGTTAAAAGTAGCACACATAGTTGGGGCTAATAGACGGCAGTGGttacaaaagttggaaatgGCTAGCTAGACTTGTCATAAACACCGTTTCACTGTTTGACTTAAAAGTttagatgctaaccagttttgtTCATACATGATGGGCTACATGGTGGTGCGgcattgtctccatggttactaaaTATTAGACACGTGCAATAATGCAAATATCTGATTGCATCATACTTGCTTATAAAGCATATGAACGTTAATCTGTGTACTTTGTAAAAAAGTGTTGGCTCAAATCCACAAGTACACTGAGGTCTGCTAGTCCTTCCTGCTAGCCTTTGCCACCGTCTTCcttcctcattaaaagttgcacaaaaaaataagtttagttTGCATACTTGTCTGTTTGCAGCCGATCATGTAGCAACTATGACCATTTTACAGTGAAATCGACTGAATAAAAGTGATGCTAGGCTATCAACTGTAGGCTACAAATCTAATGCATCATGGCGGATGCCACACTTTCTGAAAAGTGTAATGTTACGTGTAAAGGGTCTAACCACTTTAAAAATCCCATTTGACAGCTTCACTTTACTGTTAAACCTAAATTTGCAGGTGTTCATTCACATCCTGCCCAGATACATTGGCATGATGAGACCAAACCCAGAAGAACCTTTACTGGAGAAGGACTCTGAGAAGGACGACACGTCGTTCCGTGCTTTCAGTGGACGCCAACCTGGAGGAGAGTACTTATTCCGCAAGATCAACCCTGATCTTGTCTTACCATGGAGAGGGAGGTAAGGTTATGCTTAGgtcaaagaaaaagcaaattcTTAGATTGAAGGAGAccttttatataaaattcatattttggaatttttatACTTCTTTTTAGGTCTCTACTGCTTAcgaaaataaaacctttttggcaataaataatgttttttggtgtctggaaagtGAGCTGTTTCAAAATCCCCCCGATTGTTAAGTCACTATTACGCCTTTCACAATGGAATATTCTGCCGGAAggtaattattgcaataaatgatactattgttgttttgagaccattttcaagtaatatattgataatggaaCAATAATGCAAGCTAGcactgttaaaaacaaactttaatttcgTACAGAACATTTCACACTCTAACTAGAAGATTtgttaattattcaaaataaaacacaacaacaaaaacaattaaaacggaaataaaaaccacttgcaaataaaagcataaataaaatagaatagaatatctcaacaaaattgcccttcaaaaaatatcagaaaggAAATTATCAagtgtgttttaattaattatgccattgatttattgcttattgtgacagtcACATTCAAAAAGCACtttgccgttacctagcaacccagccGAGGAAAAGGAAATTGAAATGATGTTGTactgtaactcattaattcaatTCTTGTCAGAATTATCGTCGACAGTGATGGCTTTTGGCAGGAAACATCTCCTGTAGCAGTTTATattacagtgaatctgaagaCGCCTGTGACTGAAAATACTCTGTTTTCccaagacagtctcatgaagaggatggtcagggaTGTCCAtcatttttttgattttatgatgaatccttctttgcatctTCACCtccattattcattttatttatgctatttaccgctgtatgcgctgtacaatgactgctggaaaaggcaagtgctttgttgttgacttaccatccagaaaccacttgctgcattcttgttgggtGTGCAGgaagctccacttctgcttttcaaagatgtatgattgtataattgcacatctttTTGTAGCCTTTTTCACATGCAAGTGTAAACGTTGATTTGggagccagcagcagcttattagGATTTAAAGCGACAAGATgtcctaaaacagaaaatagtcTGAAATAACccgactgaaatctcattatctacaaatgatttcatgtaaaaaaaaaaatgtaagaagcaTGTTTTATATAATTGACAGACCCATCCTGACCtttaaaatttcagaatttgtAACTCAGCCTACTTTTTGGgatttgtttgaaatgtaataaaaaaattaattatttcatttgtacatgtttattttaaagatataaagttACAGCTGACTTCACTGTGGctaatgttgaaagaaaaaaaatcctgaaactTGCCACTTGACTCTGGCATCAGAAGCATTTGGGCGCTCTCATGAACCAGGCCCGGTTCCTCGGCATCTCCCGGCCCGTTCCAGAGGCATCAGATTCAGCCTCAGCTAAGCCCCGCACTTCCATTGACAGTCGCCAGCGACTAAGCCTCTATTTAGGTTGGGCATTAGGGGGTAATCCCACTGAAAGGAGGTGGAGGGTGGCGAAAGAACAGAAAGGGAGAGATGGCCGCCATTGTTGAGTGATCGGGCCACAAGAGGCCTGATGTTCAATGGAGTAGAAACAAAGAGCTTTCATCGACATGTCTGCATTTTACTTCTGCTGTTTAGCTTGCAAGGCAATCAGATTGAAGgtattttggttaattttacCTGTTTGTGAGTTTTAATTTGGTAGaaactggggggaaaaaagtgtttttctcatGTCCAGATGGttgacaataaattgtcccagaagttattgcgataaacgataatagtGTTGTTTTGAGACTACTTTCAAGTAATATGgaggtaatggcataataatgcaagaacataactttaaattctaatgaacgtTTAACATTGGAATATCCAAATAGATAAACGACAAATAAtatgaattatgaagtttctgaAGACTTAATTATCCTCCAAAATagagctagttgagaccaaaacaccagactggaCTCTGGTGTCaaggttttggtagaaagagaaaaattataaatcatgcaaatggaaattgtttttagttagttttaatttatcatctgatgaattgatttattacttattgTGATAGATctacttgaaataaataaatacaaatgattgttttgggggtttttttggccatttaaaatgtcttccagtgtcAATGTGGAGTGTTcggtacaaaattaaaatttactgGTCTTTGAGTGGGCGAACCTGAACTATtgtcaatatattacttgaaaatgatctcaaaatgACCAGCAAATTTGTTATCATCAAATTACTGTTCTGGATACACAATTAGCTTTCCTGGTCCTTCATCAATCGATTCCTGgaacacttttatttctttgaatgCATTCCGGTTGTATAAGTGTGCGCACACCTGTCACAGTGAGGCCATTTATTATACAGTCTGTGTATGTAGTGTACAGTTACACGGCGTGCGTGGTGGTAAAGTGTGGCACCAGCAGGAGGGAGGGCTCAGACGAGCCAGACACACAGAGACGGTGCGACAACACATGAATGAAGCAGCTGATTGAAgggtgatgtgtgtgtttgtagatTAGTGAAAAGGAACAGTTAATATTGCTGTGCGTGATGCATACCGGCCACATTCAATACCGCAGATTGCTGGAGAGCTGAACATTGTGATTACCTGGGTTTGAGACAAAGCTAAAAGCGTAAAACGCTCACCCTAATGTTTAGAAATTACAAGCGAGCCTTTAGCTCACACGCTTTTAAAAAACgagttttgttttaacaatattataaCCTGTAAAGTTTGTCAAAACTGCTTTACTTATTCTTTAAATTCATTTTGTAGAGTCAAAAAGGTATTTTCTCCTGACTTTTGTTGCTACGTGAGTTACTGTTACTCCGCCCTTGGCAGTTGGTGGTTGCCGTGGCAACCAGTAACTGTCAGCCCCGCCCCCATTTTTCTGTTGCTCTCTGTAACTGTAGTTTGAATTACTCTGTGCTTTCttgtattatattttaatattttatatatataatatattttataagcaGGGTTtcatgctaatttttagcatcagaactcTGTGTCTAAACCAACcagcacactttggcaggccccagttaaatttcttcaggaattttctagttttaagCTAATATGCAAAATTTTTATCCTAGGATTTCTCTGAATTTatcagttttgattttgttgtggTCTGAATTCtaacttaaatgtttatttaactgaaacaaCACAGAAAGTCATCACGTTAAATCTGCTAATTGTGACAGGATTTTAATGGATTACGTTTAGCTCGTATGCTAAGCTGGTATGCTAATCTTACATGCTAAGTACCGTTTGGATGCATCAATTTGTATGTACAGTCAGATGTTTTGTTATCAAAATCTTAATAATGTTCATTTAATTGATACAATACAAAAAACTAACCATAGTTACTGATAGAATTTTAACACTGTATGCTAGCTGGTGTGCTAACTGTTAGTACGTTACTGCTAACTGCCAAGTTTTATCTTAGTTTTTATATTGTCACTCATGTTTTGAGGCCAAAATTTCCACCATTTTTCATTCAGGTACcaaaaattcattaaattaatatGATGACGATGTAGTAAGCTAAGGtagctaagctaagctagcCACATTTTGGGTTAGCTAGAAATTCATTTCTCACTCGTTCCCTTTGTGCGTTTATTTCAGGTGTGAGAGCACagtgcagctccagcagctcccAGACTCGGACCGGTTCTGCCTGATCCTCCCTCCCAACCTGAAGTCGGCCATCGATGCCGTGACCTACATAGCCGAGCAGCTGAAGAAGCAGGACACGGACGACTCGGTGAGTGTTTGGGCCGTACGAGTGGCGGATtgtaaagaaatacatttactttagtaCTGTagttaagtacatttttttagtatcttttttgattattgattttgGGGAACTTTTAACTTTCGACTGCACTACATTTCTAGGAAGCTCGTTCTTTTGACTCAGAATGGCTTTGTAGTCCGCTGCTAGCTCAATGTCTGATGTTTGTAAGCTTCCATGTTAATTATGGCACCATTTCATTACCGGTGTTGCTGTTAGTGGGGAGAATCTCCTTGTTTTTTACTTCTTATAGGATTTGGTATGTTTtaaatgatgataataatagaaaaagaaaatatttgtcactttttaattacatttttatgcctAAGTTTGTACAACAGCATATGAGGGCCATCgtagacagaaaaataagaacaaattttcaccaaaaaacgttgatattttaagattaatctcagaacttttctggaagaaaaagatttttatttctgatttaaagtcaaaatttctgagaaaaaaaaactccgaAAATTTGATATAGATCTCAgaacatttctagaaaaaacttggacatttctcagtttcagaagttgaaaaatgtttgacgTTTGAAACTCTTTGGAAATTTAGAGTTTCaacttttaaactaaaaaagaaattcaaaagactgtttttgactttttgacctaaaaaatgtccaatttgtaaaaaagcacatttttaaattaatctcaaatgTTCGAGAAAAACCTTGTGAACtaagacatttcaaagtttttccttgaaaatttcaaagattaatctcaaaatttcagagtgtTTTCTCACAAATTGGACATTCCATGagttaaaaaagtgaaaaatgttggagtggtttttttttggtggaaagttttttttcttcctacaaTGACCCTAATATGCTGCCATAGAAGTTTTTCACAGGGGTTAGACTTTTAGTAGATGTCAGCAAGTTCCAGGGTTCTCTAAAAGCACTTAGataaaatatacagaaatgtattgatattagaaaacacaatttgtACTTTTGAGTATTTTCATACGTAACTACTTATGTACTTGAACCTGAGGAACCTTTTGACTGAGCCAGGTTTACTTGTATTTGAGCGAGCTTTAACCATGAGTATCAATACTTTTACTGAAGTACTAGAGCGGAGTACTTTATCCACCATTAGGCCCAAACCAGCTCTGATTTGTGGCGCTGAATGGAGCCGAGTCAGCGCTAACAGGAAGTACCGTTTGTGTTCCAGATGACAGGAGACTGGCAGTTCATCGCCCTGGTGGTGGACCGCCTCTTCCTGTGGCTGTTTGTCATCATCACCACCCTGGGAACTCTGGCCGTGTTCCTGGATGCTAGTTTTAATTACACACCGGACGACCCGTTCCCATAAAGGACAGCATCGTTAAAACACGCTGTGCAGGTCAAACGCTCCCCAAGTCGGACTTTCCTTGACCAAActgttctgtttggttctggtcagcttgttttgtaaaattgccTTTCTCTGAAAAGTAAACAGATGCCAAATGTTGAAtcaaatgtgttatttttctacaatttaTGTATTCACTCCTGTTTTATGGCACCAAAAACTtgaattttgtgcattttgcaCTTAAAACTCACTGGGtgtagtttatatttttatccagTAGAGGGCagtgtatatattttaatcaaGGCTGCAGCAGCCATGGGAACCTCTTTAAtgctgtttcatgttttattgctgcacttctgttgttgtgtttaAGAAAGCCACATTCTGAAGCAGGgattttactattattattataataataatagtaatagttatttagtgtttttattggattttcagtcaaatccaactgaaaactgcagttttatttgttaaaatccTTAAAGGGATTTACTTTCCtgtccctttatttttgtttgagataCCAAATTACAGTCTGGAAGAAACTCTGAAGAAATCTACAAGTTAAAATCTCCAACATGAGAACATTTCTTATTACTGGCTCTCAAAAgtgtacatattttaaaatagaaaccaTTTTACTGTTAGTACAAAACATCCACTGACATTCACAGATCATGGTAAATCAGCCCAATGTTGCTATTCTGTGTTGCTACCATAATTAGCAACACAGAGTAGCAACATTTagttgctgctttttttccccttctgtgTCTGAGCAAAATGAAAGCGATAGCATTAGGCAGGATCTATAGCATAATCCGAATTTTAACTTCCCTTCCATCCACAGCATGTGTAGCATTAGCTTAAAGTAGCTTTTTAGGACAAATTTACGCAGGTTGAGTCATGTAATGGATAAAATAACAGTTTGACAACTACATTAATGTAGtggagttaaaagaaaaaacgttTATGTGGAAAACAGTGAGCCTCACACAACCAACCAATTGTTAATTTAAAGCTGGTTATTCAGGGTAAACATGCATTTGAACAAACCTGAGCACATCAGAGTAACAATGCTGGTCAGAAGGGGAGCATAAATATATCTGTTTGGTCAGAGTGTTTGTGCTTTAGATTAGCCTCCAGTTTTTTGTTATATGTGATGTTTTCCTACTATCATGAATTACAGACACATTGGTTAGAACTCCAAACTAAAACTTTCAGTCAGTAATTCTCCTCTTCCACGTTGGATAAatctgcatttaaatttttacgATATTAACTGAAACTGGATTATTAAGACTAAAATGTTTGTAGTGGCACAACTAAGTTTggttatgtaaataaaacttcatcactcatttctttttcctctttcatttgttaaacttggtcatggaaatgaaaatgatctttATGAGATACAACCATGAATTCAGTTAAAatcatgaattttaaaaacattatgatGTATATCAGGGATTCCCAAACATTTCAGCCTGTCACTCCCAAAATAACAGTGTCATAAACTGGCAACCctgtaaaaatacataaaattatctatttatttacaaatacatttatagagcgttttaaaatgaatttattgtataaaaatgattaaaatgtgtATTACTGTACATTATTTAAtggtacatttatttatttcgtgatatatttatttgttaaattttgtcCCTGTATAAACCTCAGGTGTGACATCACTAAAGCATTTTGCGACCCCTCACTTGGTGTCCCACGACCCCCCCTGGGGCCCTGATCCCCATTTTAAGAAAccctaatacacacaaaaacataaagggGCCCTATtatgaaaatgtcacattttgcatgtttctattttctatttgtgtCTTTACTGGTTTGAAAAGGCCCAAGCTCTGCCCTCCCAGctgtttttgtcaataaattaatgttttttggtttctggaaaacgagtcgtttcaaaaacctccaaattAAGTCATATTCCACGAGCCAAGCCCGTttcctagcaaccccagctgaacTCGAGCACATTTGGattggctgctggaaaagacaagcggtttgttgttgacttaccatccagacaCCACTTACTGTtttcttgctggttgtgcaggagtctccaattctgcttttcaaagatgtacggttctACAATTGcatatctgtttgcagccattttcatgtgtgagtgtaaacgttgagatGGGGTtgtggtcagcagcagcttgaGGTTGTTAAAGAAGCTCATTTTGAAAGAAgctcaaaacaggcagaactgaaagaattttgtttaataaatgtatttaaaatgttttgaatagaccacagatatatttttaacctGTTCTGGGAAGAATAATAGATCACCTCTACAGTGTAAGTGAAAACTATGAAACCATAAGACTTTTGACAAATTCTGCAAAATGCctaagtgggcggagccaagagCAATGGAGGGGCGTGGCTACGAATGGAAATTAGATGGGGGGAGGGGCGTGGTCAGGAAGATAGAGGcactttgttgctatatttattGACTTCTTGGACCACTCTGacttttcttcataaaaattttttttaaactgttggtTGTTATGGCAACAACACTGCAGCTcagcaaaattcacacaaacacagatatAGAACCCTAAATAATCTATTTAGACAAGTTAtcagcaat
The window above is part of the Xiphophorus couchianus chromosome 14, X_couchianus-1.0, whole genome shotgun sequence genome. Proteins encoded here:
- the chrnb1l gene encoding cholinergic receptor, nicotinic, beta 1 (muscle) like isoform X1; the encoded protein is MVAIMGRMRLSFNMDSFLIICCILCFTSTGASETERRLHEKLFQDYNVKVRPARHWKERVTVRVGMTLSQLIGLNEKNSEMTTNVFMNLNWTDYRLSWKPEEYDNIAVVRIPPNKVWRPDIYLINNHDGQFDVALYVNVLVYSNGMVSWLPPAIYRSSCSIEVAYFPFDWQNCSMVFRSYTYDASEVDLQVYLDENGTEIHEIVIDKNAFTENGEWAIRHKPSRKNVGDDLYEDITFYLIIERKPLFYIINIIVPCILTSVLAIFVFYLPPGAGEKMTLSISVLITLTVFMLLLADRVPETSLGIPIIVKYVMFTMILVTFSVILSVVVLNLHHRTPSTHIMPNWVRKVFIHILPRYIGMMRPNPEEPLLEKDSEKDDTSFRAFSGRQPGGEYLFRKINPDLVLPWRGRCESTVQLQQLPDSDRFCLILPPNLKSAIDAVTYIAEQLKKQDTDDSMTGDWQFIALVVDRLFLWLFVIITTLGTLAVFLDASFNYTPDDPFP
- the chrnb1l gene encoding cholinergic receptor, nicotinic, beta 1 (muscle) like isoform X2 translates to MTLSQLIGLNEKNSEMTTNVFMNLNWTDYRLSWKPEEYDNIAVVRIPPNKVWRPDIYLINNHDGQFDVALYVNVLVYSNGMVSWLPPAIYRSSCSIEVAYFPFDWQNCSMVFRSYTYDASEVDLQVYLDENGTEIHEIVIDKNAFTENGEWAIRHKPSRKNVGDDLYEDITFYLIIERKPLFYIINIIVPCILTSVLAIFVFYLPPGAGEKMTLSISVLITLTVFMLLLADRVPETSLGIPIIVKYVMFTMILVTFSVILSVVVLNLHHRTPSTHIMPNWVRKVFIHILPRYIGMMRPNPEEPLLEKDSEKDDTSFRAFSGRQPGGEYLFRKINPDLVLPWRGRCESTVQLQQLPDSDRFCLILPPNLKSAIDAVTYIAEQLKKQDTDDSMTGDWQFIALVVDRLFLWLFVIITTLGTLAVFLDASFNYTPDDPFP